Genomic DNA from Nitrospira sp.:
GCTGCGGCCGTGGCGGGCCGAGGGGCTGGAGGTGCCGAGGCCGCCTGCGCGACTTTCGCCGGAGCCGGCGACGCGGTGGATGGCGCCACAATAGGTGCAGGCGTGGTTGCAGGTGAAGTCAGGCTCGCAGATGGAGGAACGGTTGGTTGGACCGGAGCTGCCGTGTGAGCCGGTGAGGACAGTGCACTTTCCACGGAGACTGGTTCTGGCGTCACCACTGCGACTACCGGCGTCGCCGGGTGTGCGTGATCAATCATAGTGGCATGCCCGTCTGCCGTTGCGTCAACCGGCGCCACGGACTGCCCACGTTCGGCTTCGAGCGCCGCGACGCGCTTTTCTAACCGTTTCGTCTCGCCGATTTCTTTCAACATCGCTTGATGTCGGGCGCGCAATGCGACGATGTTGTGTTCCAGGAGCGCCAGCTTGGCCTGGTTGGCCTTGTGGATCTGATCGTAGGAGGCCTGGATGGTTTTCAGCTCGCTCTTGAGCGCGGTGAGCGCACGCTCATCACGTTGATTCGCGAGATGCGCTTCGTCTCGTTGTTGCTCCAGACCATGGATGTCCGATTGCGTTTGTGCGAGTTCATTGGCACTCGTTTTGAGATCATGTTTGGCAGCGTCATACGTCCGGTGCGAGACACAGCCCCCCAACATTAACGCAGCGCTTCCGAGGATCCAGCAGAGAGTGATGGCTCGGGGAGTCGGAGCCGAGACGTTCGCTGCTCGTGACAAGTGGGCCATTGATCGCATGGGATGTTCCTCTCAGGTGCGTAGAGTGGCAGCATTTGTGAGAGGTGGCTCGCTCTCTGCATAGCCACCGTGCCTCAGGGTAATTTTTCAGAAAAGTGGAAAAACGGCAAAATATTTCGGGAAACCTGCAGCCTGTTGTCTGCGGTGATGGCGCGGGCCTGATGCGCGGTCGAGGGCCTATTGAACGGTGATGGTGTCGTCCGGCGAAGAGGGTACTTGCATCGCCAGGCCTGCCTCCTGCCAGGGACGGAGGCGAGGACCACTGTACTGGTAGCCGCCGGCGATAGGGTCGGTGGAGAGAAGCAAGGGAGTATCCAGATCAAGGACATCGAAACCGCCCATGCCTAACACGAGACTAAATGAGCAGCCCATGGCAACGCGGGTTTCCAACATGCCCCCGACCATGAGACGGAGGCCCATCGAGTGGGTGAACCCGGCGATGCGCCGGGCCTCGATCACGCCGGTTTTCATGGTCTTAATGTTGATGTAGTCAGCGGCCTGCATGTCCACGACCCGGCGTGCATCGTCTAATGATCGCACGGACTCGTCCGCCGCAACGGGAATGCCGGTCAGGTGCCGGATTGCCTGCAACCCTTCGAGATCATCCCGTGCCACCGGCTGTTCGAGGAGGACCAGTCTCCCACCGAATTGTTTGACGCCGCCGGCGAAGCGAAGACAATCTTCGCGGGAAAAGCCTTGATTGCCATCACCGATGAAACTGACCCCGGGGAGTGCCTCGTGCACGGCCCGCAGCCGGCGAATGTCCTCCTCGACGTCGATGCCGACCTTCATCTTGAGCAAGCGGAATCCTTGCGCATGCCAGGCGCGTGACAGCGCCACGGTCTTCTCCAGGCTGCAGATGGGGATCGTCATGTCGGTTTCATGGTCATGGACCTCGGCCTCTCCCCACAGCCGCCAGAGTGGTATCCCCTGTGATCGGCAATAGGCATCCAAGATAGCGGTTTCGAGCCCGCAGCGGGCCGCGGGCTGGAGCGGGGCTTGTTCAGCCATGTGATCGGCGAGCGATTCGTAGTCGGCGGCCGACCGGCCGAGCAGGTGGGGAGCGAGTGCCGTCGCGGCGGTTAGGGAAGTCGGTCGATCTTCTCCCCCGACTTCGGGAAACGGCGCCGCCTCTCCGAGGCCTTGAGCCCCGTCGCGTAGCGTCACTCGAATGAACAGGTTTTGCGCCGTCGCCCGTGCGCCGGTGGCGACGACAAACGGGTCCGTGACCGGGATATCAACCGGCCAGATCTCGATGCATTGGATGATGGGCGCGCTCACGAGAAGGACTGATCTTGCAACACGTGATTCATCCGTACCGATCGTTTTTCCAGGGGAAGGCGCTATTGGAATAG
This window encodes:
- a CDS encoding dipeptide epimerase, yielding MSAPIIQCIEIWPVDIPVTDPFVVATGARATAQNLFIRVTLRDGAQGLGEAAPFPEVGGEDRPTSLTAATALAPHLLGRSAADYESLADHMAEQAPLQPAARCGLETAILDAYCRSQGIPLWRLWGEAEVHDHETDMTIPICSLEKTVALSRAWHAQGFRLLKMKVGIDVEEDIRRLRAVHEALPGVSFIGDGNQGFSREDCLRFAGGVKQFGGRLVLLEQPVARDDLEGLQAIRHLTGIPVAADESVRSLDDARRVVDMQAADYINIKTMKTGVIEARRIAGFTHSMGLRLMVGGMLETRVAMGCSFSLVLGMGGFDVLDLDTPLLLSTDPIAGGYQYSGPRLRPWQEAGLAMQVPSSPDDTITVQ